The following coding sequences are from one Halomonas sp. HAL1 window:
- the mfd gene encoding transcription-repair coupling factor — MPTFSLLEPPQPQGTRDTLYWTSPPGSATALALSRVAKHAPLLVITPNTASAQRLEQDLYFYSDVPVLPFPDWETLPYDSFSPHQDIVSARLRTLRQLQDGVRGIVLVPINTLMQRLPPVEYIAGRVMTLKTGERLNRETFRESLSRAGYRAVETVYEPGEYAMRGALIDLFAMGMDEPIRIDLFDDEIDTLRHFDPGSQRSTDKLESLELLPAHEYSLSRSAIACFREQFETLFDVDPRQCPLYNDALKGIPSPGLEHYLPLFFEQTASLFEHLTDDTRVALLPGVLNAAEQHWQSIDARYVNLGVDPTRPLLPPHRAFFPVSDVFSSIKARPRIELTEDSEQRHAHLPEAAPLPTLSINARAKQPLGELTAFLKSHAETRVLFVAESRGRREALEEILAPLKLSLPHTDSFHDFLASDHTYAITEGLVDSGLWLNNPSVAVISETELFGDVVRQSRRREKATDDNELAVRHLSELREGAPVVHQAHGVGRYIGLETLEAGGQANEFLALSYADGAKLYVPVDSLHMISRYSGAGDELAPLHKLGSDQWEKARRKAAEKIRDTAAELLDVYARREAQQGVVYETPGDEYVRFASNFPFEETPDQHAAIEAVISDMTSPQPMDRVVCGDVGFGKTEVAMRAAFIAVQSGRQVVVLVPTTLLARQHFENFRDRFADTAVNIGLISRFTSGKEVTQTLESVKSGQTDIVIGTHKLLSKSVELPKMGLLIIDEEHRFGVAQKEKLKTLRAEVDILTLTATPIPRTLNMAMSGIRDLSIIATPPARRLSVKTFVQQHDASIIKEALLREILRGGQVYVLHNEVKTIENSAEKIRELIPEARVAVAHGQLPERSLERIMSDFYHRRFNVLVCSTIIETGIDVPSANTIIIERADKFGLAQLHQLRGRVGRSHHQAYAYLLTPPPKAMTRDAIKRLEAISASDDLGAGFTLASHDMEIRGAGELLGDEQSGQMETIGYTLYMEMLDRAVKAIRAGKTPNIDAPFNTGVEISLNLPALIPNDYIHDVQQRLVIYKRIANTQSDGELKELQVELIDRFGLLPAPLKNLIRQTKLRHRAEQLGISKIEAGESRGRVLFDSSTQVDPLTLVTLIQTSPKHYRLDGSDTLRFELPMESVDKRFQQLENLLSTLNQKVAAA, encoded by the coding sequence ATGCCGACTTTCTCTCTGCTCGAACCGCCCCAGCCTCAAGGGACTCGCGATACGCTCTACTGGACATCGCCGCCGGGCAGCGCGACTGCTCTGGCACTCTCTCGCGTTGCCAAGCACGCCCCGCTATTGGTGATTACGCCCAATACGGCCAGTGCGCAGCGCCTGGAACAAGATCTGTACTTTTATAGCGATGTACCCGTACTGCCCTTCCCCGATTGGGAAACGCTACCCTACGATAGCTTTTCGCCCCACCAGGACATTGTCTCAGCGAGGCTACGCACCCTGCGCCAGCTCCAAGATGGCGTGCGTGGCATTGTATTGGTGCCGATCAATACGCTGATGCAGCGCTTACCGCCGGTTGAGTACATCGCCGGGCGGGTAATGACGCTCAAAACCGGTGAGCGTTTGAATCGCGAAACGTTCCGGGAATCGCTTTCGCGAGCGGGTTATCGCGCCGTGGAAACGGTGTATGAACCAGGCGAATACGCCATGCGTGGGGCATTGATCGACCTATTTGCAATGGGCATGGACGAACCGATCCGCATCGATCTGTTTGACGATGAGATCGACACACTGCGTCACTTCGACCCCGGCAGTCAGCGCTCAACCGATAAACTTGAGTCGCTAGAGTTGCTCCCCGCCCACGAGTACTCGCTGAGCCGAAGTGCCATCGCCTGCTTTCGTGAGCAGTTTGAAACCCTATTTGATGTCGATCCGCGCCAGTGCCCTCTCTATAACGATGCATTAAAGGGCATTCCCTCTCCGGGGCTTGAGCACTATCTGCCGCTGTTTTTTGAGCAGACCGCTTCGCTGTTTGAGCACCTAACCGACGACACCCGGGTCGCCCTACTGCCTGGTGTGCTTAATGCGGCCGAACAGCACTGGCAGTCTATTGATGCACGCTACGTTAACTTGGGTGTTGATCCTACACGGCCACTGCTACCACCTCACCGGGCGTTTTTCCCGGTCAGTGATGTTTTTTCGTCTATAAAAGCACGCCCGCGCATAGAGCTAACTGAAGACAGCGAGCAGCGCCATGCGCATCTGCCTGAAGCAGCACCATTGCCTACGCTGTCGATTAATGCCCGCGCTAAGCAGCCACTTGGCGAGCTTACGGCGTTTTTGAAGTCTCACGCCGAAACCCGGGTGCTGTTTGTAGCGGAATCACGGGGCCGCCGCGAAGCGCTGGAAGAGATATTGGCGCCGCTTAAGCTTTCGCTCCCACATACCGATAGCTTTCACGACTTCCTCGCCAGCGATCACACCTACGCCATTACCGAAGGCTTGGTGGACAGCGGCCTGTGGCTGAACAACCCAAGCGTTGCAGTGATCAGTGAGACAGAGCTATTTGGCGATGTGGTACGCCAGAGCAGGCGGCGTGAAAAAGCTACCGATGATAACGAGCTTGCGGTCCGCCATCTCTCAGAACTACGCGAAGGCGCGCCGGTGGTTCACCAGGCACATGGCGTTGGCCGCTACATAGGGCTGGAAACATTGGAGGCCGGCGGTCAGGCCAACGAGTTTTTAGCGCTCTCCTACGCCGATGGCGCCAAACTTTATGTGCCGGTCGACAGCCTACATATGATCTCCCGCTACAGCGGTGCCGGTGATGAACTGGCGCCGCTGCATAAGCTGGGTTCCGATCAGTGGGAAAAAGCCCGTCGCAAAGCCGCCGAGAAGATTCGCGATACCGCCGCTGAACTTTTGGATGTTTACGCTCGAAGGGAAGCTCAACAGGGCGTGGTTTACGAAACGCCAGGCGATGAGTATGTTCGCTTTGCGAGCAACTTCCCCTTCGAGGAGACTCCCGATCAGCACGCAGCCATTGAAGCGGTGATCAGCGACATGACGTCGCCGCAGCCCATGGATCGTGTGGTATGTGGTGACGTAGGCTTCGGCAAAACCGAAGTGGCCATGCGCGCGGCATTTATCGCCGTACAATCAGGTCGCCAAGTAGTGGTCCTGGTGCCTACCACGCTGCTGGCGCGCCAGCATTTCGAGAATTTCCGCGATCGCTTTGCCGACACCGCCGTCAATATTGGCCTGATCTCCCGCTTTACTAGCGGCAAAGAGGTCACTCAAACATTAGAGAGTGTTAAAAGCGGCCAAACCGATATAGTGATTGGCACCCATAAACTGCTCTCTAAAAGCGTTGAGCTACCCAAAATGGGACTCCTCATCATTGATGAAGAGCACCGCTTTGGGGTAGCGCAAAAAGAGAAGCTCAAAACGCTGCGCGCTGAAGTCGATATTTTGACACTAACGGCGACGCCTATTCCGCGGACGCTAAACATGGCGATGAGTGGCATCCGGGATTTGTCGATTATCGCTACCCCGCCCGCCCGTCGCCTGTCGGTTAAAACCTTCGTTCAACAGCATGATGCCAGCATCATTAAAGAAGCTCTGCTACGTGAGATACTGCGCGGTGGGCAGGTGTATGTGCTGCATAACGAAGTCAAAACCATTGAGAACAGTGCCGAAAAAATCCGTGAGCTGATTCCTGAAGCGCGGGTAGCGGTTGCCCACGGCCAACTGCCTGAGCGCAGCCTCGAACGCATCATGTCGGACTTCTATCATCGCCGTTTTAATGTGCTGGTATGCTCAACCATTATTGAAACCGGTATTGATGTGCCTAGCGCTAACACCATCATTATCGAACGCGCTGACAAGTTTGGCTTGGCACAACTTCACCAGCTGCGGGGCCGAGTTGGCCGTAGCCACCACCAGGCTTATGCTTACCTGCTGACACCGCCACCTAAAGCGATGACCCGTGATGCCATCAAACGACTGGAAGCCATTAGCGCTTCGGATGACTTAGGCGCTGGCTTCACCCTGGCCAGCCACGACATGGAAATACGCGGGGCGGGCGAACTACTGGGTGATGAACAGAGCGGCCAGATGGAAACCATTGGCTATACACTGTACATGGAGATGCTTGACCGGGCAGTGAAGGCCATTCGCGCGGGTAAAACACCCAATATCGATGCACCCTTCAATACTGGCGTGGAAATTAGCCTTAACCTGCCTGCATTGATCCCCAATGACTATATTCATGATGTGCAGCAACGTCTGGTGATATATAAGCGAATTGCCAATACTCAAAGCGATGGCGAGCTCAAAGAGCTGCAGGTTGAGCTTATTGATCGTTTTGGCTTACTGCCTGCACCGCTCAAGAATCTTATCCGTCAGACCAAGCTTCGCCATCGTGCAGAGCAGCTGGGGATCAGCAAGATTGAAGCAGGCGAGAGCCGTGGGCGTGTACTGTTTGATAGCTCGACTCAAGTAGATCCTCTGACCCTGGTGACGCTCATTCAGACCTCTCCGAAGCACTACCGCTTGGACGGCTCTGACACATTAAGATTTGAATTGCCTATGGAAAGCGTCGACAAGCGCTTCCAACAGCTTGAAAACCTACTTAGCACGCTTAATCAAAAAGTAGCGGCGGCGTGA
- a CDS encoding L,D-transpeptidase family protein, with the protein MNIRDTFTLWGPTSLAVLLAASLASPAFAQSAAEQADSQTQELAQEQEQKQEQEQEQEQEQEKNQNQEQQQAQEISIDAVDSAAQVADQDELPRGHFRLPESGDIIGENYTVVVEDPKQTLIDIARRHNIGYEEIRMANPDVSLWVPGVGTEVVIPAKYILPPAPREGVVVNLSELRLYYYPADKPGIVETYPVSVGREEFATPVGITRTTVKVKDPAWAPPSSMRREAAERGEPAPSVVPAGPDNPLGEHAILLAMPSYLIHGTNRPDGVGMRVSRGCIRMYPEDIKSLYERLPSGTQVNLMDAPFKAGWASDGTLFVQSFPQLEENVEGFEPLLNAVERVTELTDNDIEIDAEQIQRAVEAPDGRFIALHGPQAPAPAPEPEPVELINEVELSAATNGEEET; encoded by the coding sequence ATGAACATTCGCGACACCTTTACCCTCTGGGGCCCCACCAGCTTGGCAGTGCTACTCGCCGCAAGCTTGGCGAGCCCTGCTTTTGCGCAATCTGCTGCCGAGCAGGCCGACAGCCAAACCCAAGAGTTAGCTCAAGAGCAGGAGCAGAAGCAGGAGCAGGAGCAGGAGCAGGAGCAGGAGCAGGAGAAGAACCAGAACCAAGAGCAGCAGCAAGCACAGGAAATCAGCATTGACGCTGTCGACAGCGCCGCTCAGGTTGCTGACCAAGATGAACTGCCTCGTGGTCACTTCCGCCTACCCGAAAGCGGTGACATTATTGGTGAGAACTACACGGTTGTGGTCGAAGACCCCAAACAGACGCTGATTGATATCGCCCGTCGTCATAACATTGGCTATGAAGAAATTCGCATGGCCAACCCCGATGTCAGCTTGTGGGTGCCTGGCGTGGGTACCGAGGTAGTGATTCCCGCTAAGTACATTCTGCCGCCTGCCCCACGCGAAGGGGTGGTGGTGAACCTTTCAGAGCTACGTCTCTACTATTACCCTGCTGATAAACCCGGCATCGTTGAAACCTACCCGGTCAGCGTGGGACGTGAAGAGTTCGCAACGCCTGTGGGCATTACCCGCACCACCGTTAAAGTTAAAGACCCTGCCTGGGCGCCCCCCTCCTCCATGCGTCGTGAAGCAGCTGAACGTGGTGAACCAGCGCCGTCCGTGGTACCAGCAGGTCCTGACAACCCATTGGGCGAGCATGCGATTCTATTGGCCATGCCGAGCTATCTAATACATGGCACCAACCGCCCTGATGGCGTCGGTATGCGCGTTAGCCGCGGCTGTATCCGTATGTACCCTGAGGATATCAAATCGCTTTACGAGCGCTTACCGAGCGGTACGCAGGTTAATTTGATGGATGCGCCATTTAAAGCAGGCTGGGCTTCCGACGGCACGCTGTTTGTGCAGTCATTTCCGCAGCTGGAAGAGAACGTGGAAGGCTTTGAACCTCTGTTAAATGCCGTAGAGCGCGTCACTGAGCTGACTGACAATGACATTGAAATAGATGCCGAACAGATACAGCGGGCCGTTGAAGCCCCCGATGGCCGCTTTATTGCCCTGCATGGCCCACAAGCGCCAGCACCGGCGCCAGAGCCCGAACCTGTTGAGCTGATTAACGAAGTTGAGCTCAGCGCTGCAACTAATGGCGAAGAAGAAACTTAA
- a CDS encoding Lpp/OprI family alanine-zipper lipoprotein yields MTLKTTLKMTAAAASLAILAGCASTGALEEVRMTAESAQADAAEARSMASQAMNTANQAQRDAQAALQMSEQNREEMNRMFQRSMQK; encoded by the coding sequence ATGACTTTGAAAACTACTCTGAAGATGACTGCTGCTGCCGCTTCTCTGGCAATTCTTGCTGGTTGTGCTTCTACCGGCGCGCTGGAAGAAGTCCGCATGACTGCAGAATCTGCACAGGCTGACGCTGCAGAAGCACGCAGCATGGCTTCACAAGCTATGAACACTGCAAACCAAGCCCAGCGCGATGCGCAGGCTGCTCTGCAGATGTCTGAGCAGAACCGTGAAGAAATGAACCGCATGTTCCAGCGTTCCATGCAGAAGTAA
- a CDS encoding murein L,D-transpeptidase family protein: MFLINRRRFLAMVLSLPAVASAAVTAPNQAAPSDLIETMLTRAHVPRHSNELWVLIDDQEATLSVFRGNTLLERYAPISLGRAGAKTQRVRGDNVTPKGEFRINRFNYESQWRTFMGIDFPTPAHARMALEKGIYSQTDYEDYFDYYRRNGQPPQNTALGGAIGIHGLGSADPDIHGRYHWTQGCVAVTNEQIDRLASLVGVGTRVVIR; this comes from the coding sequence ATGTTTTTAATCAATCGCCGTCGATTTTTAGCTATGGTGCTGAGCTTGCCAGCGGTTGCTAGCGCTGCTGTCACTGCACCTAACCAGGCTGCTCCCTCTGACCTTATCGAAACAATGCTTACGCGCGCCCATGTGCCGCGCCATAGCAATGAGCTGTGGGTACTGATTGATGATCAAGAGGCTACACTCAGTGTGTTCCGTGGTAATACGCTTTTGGAGCGCTATGCACCCATATCCCTAGGGCGTGCAGGGGCGAAGACTCAGCGCGTTCGTGGCGATAACGTGACGCCTAAGGGTGAGTTTCGTATCAATCGTTTTAATTACGAAAGCCAGTGGCGTACGTTTATGGGGATTGATTTCCCAACGCCAGCCCATGCACGCATGGCGCTTGAAAAAGGTATTTATTCCCAAACCGATTATGAAGATTACTTCGACTACTACCGACGTAACGGTCAACCACCGCAAAATACTGCCCTGGGTGGGGCGATTGGGATTCATGGCTTGGGTAGCGCGGACCCCGATATTCATGGTCGCTATCATTGGACTCAAGGGTGTGTCGCCGTTACCAACGAGCAAATTGATCGCTTGGCATCGCTAGTGGGTGTTGGCACCCGTGTAGTGATCCGTTAA
- a CDS encoding 2-hydroxyacyl-CoA dehydratase, translated as MKPAWSGKRLDFTRWSSKHHEKEIMMRYNQVKDLVEWAAGFHARMARQYSEAADKADNERLKMGLDYLASRELKMKTGLEDLFHDGTDHSEVLETWFDESSEFPEPPELDRIAEQTVTGSIEDAMKTATTAHERLQALYKHRAARSRIEPEAEFFDSLAEGHNSEIRHMMASMEELQGV; from the coding sequence GTGAAACCAGCCTGGAGTGGTAAAAGGCTCGATTTTACCCGCTGGTCAAGTAAGCACCACGAAAAGGAGATCATGATGCGCTATAACCAAGTTAAAGATTTAGTCGAATGGGCGGCAGGCTTTCACGCGCGAATGGCGCGTCAATACAGCGAGGCCGCTGATAAAGCCGACAATGAACGCTTAAAAATGGGATTAGATTATCTCGCCAGCCGTGAATTGAAGATGAAAACGGGTCTTGAAGACTTGTTCCATGACGGTACGGATCATTCTGAGGTGCTGGAGACGTGGTTCGACGAGTCGAGCGAATTTCCCGAACCACCAGAACTGGATCGAATTGCGGAGCAAACCGTTACAGGCTCCATAGAAGATGCCATGAAAACAGCCACCACCGCCCATGAGCGTTTGCAGGCGTTGTACAAGCATCGTGCCGCACGTTCGAGAATTGAACCCGAAGCAGAGTTCTTTGATTCGCTAGCTGAAGGGCATAATTCTGAAATACGCCACATGATGGCGAGTATGGAAGAGTTGCAGGGCGTTTAA
- a CDS encoding DUF6586 family protein: protein MNARSRTNQLLYQAELLAIMPAGEDEHAPSRQMALEEGALALFELALESLLREVTEHARLPEHRWHVLLSQQGPALAELQRLRDLNAQPESWLNWLTGQLERLHSDEGAARRTTHNPAMIKVDSQASLPQQLLDNLQAAKREISALRETSLEW from the coding sequence GTGAATGCACGCTCGCGGACCAATCAGTTACTCTACCAAGCGGAGCTGTTAGCCATTATGCCAGCGGGGGAGGATGAGCATGCCCCCTCGCGGCAGATGGCACTGGAGGAGGGCGCGTTGGCGCTCTTTGAGCTGGCGTTAGAGTCGCTTTTACGGGAAGTCACAGAGCATGCTCGCTTGCCAGAGCATCGCTGGCATGTATTGTTATCTCAGCAAGGCCCGGCTTTGGCAGAGCTACAGCGCCTGCGCGACTTAAACGCTCAGCCGGAAAGTTGGTTGAATTGGCTGACGGGTCAGCTTGAACGCCTACATAGCGATGAAGGTGCTGCGCGGCGTACTACTCATAATCCCGCTATGATTAAGGTGGATAGTCAAGCGAGTTTGCCTCAGCAATTGCTGGATAACCTTCAGGCCGCAAAGCGCGAAATAAGTGCTCTGCGTGAAACCAGCCTGGAGTGGTAA
- the topA gene encoding type I DNA topoisomerase: MGKSLVIVESPAKAKTINKYLGNDFIVKSSVGHIRDLPTSGSGKAASDPKERARQAAATRKMSAEEKVEYKKRKSQDQLIRRMGIDPNNGWEARYEVLPGKEKVVAELKKLAEKADAVYLATDLDREGEAIAWHLRETIGGDDSRYKRVVFNEITKNAIQDAFKAPGALNIPRVEAQQARRFLDRVVGFMLSPLLWAKVARGLSAGRVQSVAVRLIVEREREIRAFIPEEFWDVHADLASPEGELVRFALARQDGKAFRPTSEKDTLARIEQLRKAKLAITSREDKPTSSKPTAPFITSTLQQAASGRLGFSVKKTMTMAQRLYEAGYITYMRTDSTNLSKDAVEGVRSYIGEEFGERYLPEAPNRYSSKESAQEAHEAIRPSSVERKASDLSGMERDAERLYELIWRQFVACQMTPAEYLSSTLSVEVDGYELRAKGRVLKFDGYTRVMKPSGKNEDQTLPDLPKGTPMALEALDPQQHFTKPAPRYTEASLVKELEKQGIGRPSTYASIISTIQDRGYVKLENRRFYAEKLGDIVTERLKESFPDLMDFSFTARMEDSLDEVAEGERNWQALLDAFYGEFREELAKAESEDGMRPNQPVPTNIDCPKCGRHMQIRTASTGVFLGCSGYNLPPKERCKTTIDLIPGEEAVAEDAGEEAETNALRAKRRCTKCGTAMDNYLIDETRKLHICGNSPDCDGYEVESGKFKIKGYDGPVIECDKCGSEMQLKSGRFGKYFGCTNSECKNTRKLLKSGEVAPPKMDPIPMPELACQKVDDHYVLRDGASGLFLAASKFPKNRETRPPLVKELKAHAEELPEKYHFILKAPSEDPDGRPAQIRYSRKTKEQFVMTDEEGKATGWKAMFEAGKWHVEDKRK; this comes from the coding sequence ATGGGCAAGTCACTGGTCATCGTCGAGTCGCCGGCTAAAGCGAAGACGATTAACAAATATCTCGGCAACGATTTCATCGTGAAGTCGAGCGTGGGTCACATTCGTGACCTGCCGACCAGCGGCTCAGGTAAGGCTGCCTCCGACCCTAAGGAGCGCGCGCGCCAAGCCGCAGCGACACGCAAGATGTCGGCGGAAGAGAAGGTGGAATATAAGAAGCGTAAGAGCCAGGATCAGCTGATTCGGCGGATGGGCATTGACCCCAATAATGGCTGGGAAGCGCGCTATGAAGTGCTGCCAGGCAAAGAGAAAGTGGTGGCTGAGCTGAAAAAGTTGGCTGAGAAAGCCGACGCTGTCTATCTCGCAACGGATTTGGATCGCGAGGGGGAAGCCATTGCCTGGCACCTGCGTGAGACTATCGGTGGAGACGACAGTCGCTATAAGCGCGTGGTGTTTAACGAAATTACCAAAAATGCCATTCAGGACGCGTTCAAAGCGCCGGGCGCGCTAAATATTCCCCGGGTGGAAGCACAGCAAGCTAGGCGTTTCCTGGATCGCGTGGTGGGCTTTATGCTTTCGCCTTTGCTGTGGGCGAAAGTAGCACGCGGCTTATCGGCTGGCCGTGTACAGTCAGTCGCGGTACGTCTAATTGTTGAGCGCGAGCGAGAAATTCGCGCCTTTATTCCCGAAGAGTTCTGGGATGTGCATGCGGATTTGGCCTCCCCCGAGGGTGAGCTGGTGCGTTTTGCCCTGGCTCGTCAGGATGGCAAAGCCTTTAGGCCCACGTCTGAAAAAGACACCCTGGCGCGCATTGAGCAGCTTAGAAAAGCCAAACTTGCGATTACTTCGCGGGAAGATAAGCCCACCAGTTCCAAGCCGACAGCGCCCTTTATTACCTCTACGCTACAGCAGGCCGCGAGTGGCCGGTTAGGGTTTTCTGTTAAGAAGACCATGACCATGGCCCAGCGTCTGTATGAAGCGGGCTATATCACCTATATGCGTACTGACTCCACCAATCTTTCAAAAGATGCAGTGGAAGGCGTGCGCAGTTATATCGGCGAAGAGTTTGGCGAACGCTATCTGCCTGAAGCACCTAATCGTTACAGCAGCAAAGAGAGTGCTCAAGAAGCCCACGAAGCGATTCGCCCCTCCAGCGTTGAACGCAAAGCATCAGACCTGTCCGGCATGGAGCGCGATGCAGAGCGCCTCTACGAGCTAATCTGGCGCCAGTTTGTGGCTTGCCAGATGACGCCTGCTGAGTACCTGTCCAGCACGCTTAGCGTCGAGGTTGATGGGTATGAGCTGCGTGCTAAAGGGCGCGTGCTTAAATTTGATGGTTATACGCGGGTGATGAAGCCCAGCGGTAAAAATGAAGATCAGACCCTGCCTGACTTGCCTAAAGGCACGCCGATGGCGTTGGAAGCACTCGATCCTCAGCAGCACTTTACCAAACCTGCACCGCGTTACACCGAAGCAAGCTTGGTGAAAGAGCTTGAGAAGCAGGGGATTGGTCGTCCTTCTACCTATGCATCGATTATCTCCACGATTCAGGATCGCGGCTATGTGAAGCTTGAAAACCGCCGCTTTTATGCCGAGAAGCTTGGCGATATCGTTACCGAGCGGCTGAAAGAGTCCTTCCCTGATTTGATGGATTTCTCTTTCACTGCACGCATGGAAGATAGTCTTGATGAAGTCGCCGAAGGCGAGCGTAACTGGCAGGCTTTGCTAGATGCTTTCTACGGCGAGTTTCGTGAAGAGCTAGCCAAGGCGGAGAGCGAAGATGGTATGCGGCCCAATCAGCCGGTGCCCACCAATATTGACTGCCCGAAATGTGGCCGCCATATGCAAATTCGCACCGCTTCAACAGGCGTGTTCCTGGGCTGTAGCGGCTACAATTTGCCGCCAAAAGAGCGCTGCAAGACCACCATCGACCTGATCCCAGGTGAAGAAGCGGTAGCGGAAGACGCGGGCGAAGAGGCCGAAACTAATGCACTGCGTGCTAAGCGTCGCTGCACCAAGTGTGGCACGGCAATGGACAACTACCTGATTGATGAAACGCGCAAACTGCACATTTGTGGCAACAGCCCTGACTGTGATGGCTACGAAGTGGAAAGCGGTAAATTCAAGATTAAGGGCTATGACGGTCCTGTGATCGAGTGCGATAAGTGTGGCTCTGAGATGCAGTTGAAATCAGGTCGCTTCGGTAAGTATTTTGGCTGCACCAATAGCGAGTGTAAAAACACTCGCAAATTATTGAAGAGTGGCGAAGTGGCACCGCCAAAAATGGATCCAATCCCGATGCCGGAGCTGGCGTGTCAAAAAGTGGACGACCATTACGTGCTGCGCGATGGCGCGAGTGGCCTATTTTTGGCGGCGAGCAAATTTCCTAAAAATCGCGAAACGCGGCCGCCGCTGGTGAAAGAGCTGAAAGCGCATGCCGAAGAGCTGCCTGAGAAGTACCATTTTATTCTCAAAGCGCCTAGCGAAGACCCCGATGGTCGCCCCGCTCAAATCCGTTATTCGCGTAAGACGAAAGAGCAGTTTGTAATGACTGACGAAGAGGGCAAAGCCACCGGCTGGAAGGCCATGTTTGAGGCTGGCAAATGGCACGTGGAGGATAAGCGCAAGTGA